From one Sciurus carolinensis chromosome 9, mSciCar1.2, whole genome shotgun sequence genomic stretch:
- the Tm4sf1 gene encoding transmembrane 4 L6 family member 1, with the protein MCYGKCARCIGHSLVCLAILCIVANILLYFPNGETKYASEDHLSRFVWFFSGIAGGGVLILLPAFVFIGLEEEDCCGCCGHQNCGKRCALLSSVLAALIGIAGSGYCVIVAALGLAEGPLCRDHLNQWNYTFASTEGQYLLDTSTWSQCKEPKHIVEWNVTLFSILLALGGIEFVLCLIQVINGVLGGICGYCCSRQQQYDC; encoded by the exons ATGTGCTACGGCAAGTGTGCCCGATGCATCGGACATTCTCTGGTGTGCCTCGCCATCCTCTGCATTGTGgctaatattttgctttattttcccaACGGGGAGACAAAGTACGCCTCTGAGGACCACCTCAGTCGCTTCGTCTGGTTCTTTTCTGGCATCGCGGGAGGGGGCGTGCTG ATTCTCCTGCCGGCGTTCGTCTTCATCGGGCTGGAAGAGGAGGACTGCTGCGGTTGCTGCGGCCACCAGAACTGCGGCAAGAGATGCGCG CTGCTCTCCTCGGTCCTGGCCGCCCTCATCGGAATCGCAGGGTCTGGCTACTGCGTCATCGTGGCCGCTCTGGGCCTCGCGGAAGGACCCCTGTGTCGTGATCATCTCAACCAGTGGAACTACACCTTTGCCAGCACCGAGGGCCA GTACCTCCTGGACACCTCCACCTGGTCCCAGTGCAAGGAGCCCAAGCACATTGTAGAGTGGAATGTAACTCTCTTCTCTATCCTCTTGGCTCTTGGTGGAATTGAATTCGTCCTGTGTCTCATTCAAGTAATAAACGGAGTGCTTGGAGGCATCTGTGGGTATTGCTGCTCCCGCCAACAG CAATATGACTGCTGA